From a single Nicotiana tabacum cultivar K326 chromosome 8, ASM71507v2, whole genome shotgun sequence genomic region:
- the LOC107761558 gene encoding type IV inositol polyphosphate 5-phosphatase 9-like isoform X1 encodes MLADSDTTSDLSADIQNFSLFISSWNVGGIAPPNDLNMEGLLDTRNNLADIYVLGFQEIVPLNAGSVIVPENTILCMQWNSLIRTALNKIEEEENQKVYPLNKESSSHFECIISKQMVGVFITIWARSPLLPYIRHTSVSSVGCGIFGYLGNKGSVSVRFCLHETSFCFVCSHLASGGKEGDERQRNADASQILSRTRFPCDSFQHLPRKILQHDRVIWLGDLNYRIYLPEAITRSLVNDRQWSILLQKDQLKAELREGCIFKGWQEEEIEFAPTYKYYPDSDDYYGCSQNGKRGKSRAPAWCDRIIWFGKGLKQSQYNRGEFRLSDHRPVRATFTAEVKVLSPLY; translated from the exons ATGCTAGCTGACTCTGATACAACATCAGACCTCTCGGCCGACATACAAAATTTTTC ATTATTTATTAGCTCATGGAATGTTGGAGGCATTGCACCACCCAACGACTTAAATATGGAGGGCTTGCTTGATACTCGAAACAACTTGGCTGATATTTATGTTCTCGG GTTTCAAGAAATTGTACCTCTGAATGCTGGAAGTGTTATAGTGCCAGAGAACACAATTTTATGCATGCAATGGAATTCTCTTATTAGAACAGCTCTGAACAAGATagaggaagaagaaaatcaaaaggtTTACCCACTAAACAAAGAGAGTTCCTCACATTTTGAATGCATAATTAGCAAGCAAATGGTGGGAGTTTTTATTACCATATGGGCGAGGTCTCCACTCCTTCCATATATCAGGCATACAAGTGTCTCCTCTGTAGGCTGTGGTATATTTGGCTACCTCGGAAACAAG GGTTCAGTGTCGGTTAGATTTTGCTTGCATGAAACAAGCTTCTGCTTTGTGTGTAGTCACTTAGCTTCCGGAGGAAAAGAAGGAGATGAGAGACAGAGAAATGCAGATGCCTCCCAAATACTATCACGCACAAGATTTCCTTGTGACTCATTTCAGCATTTGCCAAGAAAAATTCTACAGCACGA TAGGGTGATTTGGCTAGGAGACCTGAATTATAGGATTTACTTGCCTGAAGCCATAACAAGATCTTTAGTCAACGACAGGCAGTGGAGCATCTTATTACAAAAGGATCAG CTGAAGGCCGAGCTAAGAGAAGGCTGTATTTTCAAAGGTTGGCAAGAGGAAGAAATTGAGTTTGCACCAACATACAAATATTATCCAGATTCCGATGATTATTATGGCTGCAGTCAGAACGGGAAAAGGGGAAAGAGTCGAGCCCCAGCTTG GTGTGACAGGATTATATGGTTTGGCAAGGGACTGAAGCAAAGCCAGTATAATAGAGGTGAGTTTAGATTGTCAGACCACAGACCAGTACGGGCAACTTTCACGGCAGAGGTCAAGGTTCTATCACCATTATATTAG
- the LOC107761558 gene encoding type IV inositol polyphosphate 5-phosphatase 9-like isoform X2, whose translation MLADSDTTSDLSADIQNFSLFISSWNVGGIAPPNDLNMEGLLDTRNNLADIYVLGFQEIVPLNAGSVIVPENTILCMQWNSLIRTALNKIEEEENQKVYPLNKESSSHFECIISKQMVGVFITIWARSPLLPYIRHTSVSSVGCGIFGYLGNKGSVSVRFCLHETSFCFVCSHLASGGKEGDERQRNADASQILSRTRFPCDSFQHLPRKILQHDRVIWLGDLNYRIYLPEAITRSLVNDRQWSILLQKDQVGKRKKLSLHQHTNIIQIPMIIMAAVRTGKGERVEPQLGVTGLYGLARD comes from the exons ATGCTAGCTGACTCTGATACAACATCAGACCTCTCGGCCGACATACAAAATTTTTC ATTATTTATTAGCTCATGGAATGTTGGAGGCATTGCACCACCCAACGACTTAAATATGGAGGGCTTGCTTGATACTCGAAACAACTTGGCTGATATTTATGTTCTCGG GTTTCAAGAAATTGTACCTCTGAATGCTGGAAGTGTTATAGTGCCAGAGAACACAATTTTATGCATGCAATGGAATTCTCTTATTAGAACAGCTCTGAACAAGATagaggaagaagaaaatcaaaaggtTTACCCACTAAACAAAGAGAGTTCCTCACATTTTGAATGCATAATTAGCAAGCAAATGGTGGGAGTTTTTATTACCATATGGGCGAGGTCTCCACTCCTTCCATATATCAGGCATACAAGTGTCTCCTCTGTAGGCTGTGGTATATTTGGCTACCTCGGAAACAAG GGTTCAGTGTCGGTTAGATTTTGCTTGCATGAAACAAGCTTCTGCTTTGTGTGTAGTCACTTAGCTTCCGGAGGAAAAGAAGGAGATGAGAGACAGAGAAATGCAGATGCCTCCCAAATACTATCACGCACAAGATTTCCTTGTGACTCATTTCAGCATTTGCCAAGAAAAATTCTACAGCACGA TAGGGTGATTTGGCTAGGAGACCTGAATTATAGGATTTACTTGCCTGAAGCCATAACAAGATCTTTAGTCAACGACAGGCAGTGGAGCATCTTATTACAAAAGGATCAG GTTGGCAAGAGGAAGAAATTGAGTTTGCACCAACATACAAATATTATCCAGATTCCGATGATTATTATGGCTGCAGTCAGAACGGGAAAAGGGGAAAGAGTCGAGCCCCAGCTTG GTGTGACAGGATTATATGGTTTGGCAAGGGACTGA
- the LOC107808804 gene encoding uncharacterized protein LOC107808804: MAVDITKANEAAMILTSGPSGIISALFSLRVLRSLWLLLSAFVLLLLLPFRGRKRMVSQATTSGSKEEKFDKMIERKGPMVRVPAKMVPRKNMVDNEVAARRVLAIKRVLEDVDDKNTVREFSLFVTSRGDTMFTQSWTPVSLKVRGLVFLLHGLNEHSGRYDDFAKKLNANGYKVYGIDWTGHGGSDGLHAFVPSLDYAVNDMKNFLSKVLDENPGLPCFCFGHSTGAAIVLKAALDVKVRANIAGIILTSPAIGIQPTHPIITVLAPVVSFLMPRFQLSAANQTGITVSRDPAALLAKYSDPLVFTGSIRARTGYEILRITAYLQQNLSKLTVPFLVLHGTDDAVTDPEGSKKLYQEASSTDKSIKLCEGLLHDLLFEPEKEEVVKDIIEWLNQRL; the protein is encoded by the exons ATGGCGGTTGATATTACTAAGGCCAACGAAGCAGCGATGATTCTAACGTCAGGGCCAAGCGGGATAATCAGTGCCCTGTTTTCATTACGGGTATTGAGGAGTTTATGGCTGCTGCTCAGTGCATTCGTGCTATTGTTGCTATTGCCATTTCGAGGGCGGAAGCGGATGGTGTCGCAAGCGACAACATCTGGATCAAAGGAGGAGAAG TTTGATAAGATGATCGAACGGAAGGGGCCAATGGTGCGAGTGCCGGCAAAGATGGTGCCGAGAAAGAACATGGTGGATAATGAGGTGGCGGCGAGGAGAGTGCTGGCGATAAAAAGGGTGCTTGAGGACGTTGACGATAAGAACACGGTGAGGGAATTTTCGCTTTTTGTCACTTCAAGAGGAGATACCATGTTTACTCAGTCATGGACACCCGTTTCCCTCAAAGTCAG GGGATTGGTTTTCCTATTGCATGGTCTGAATGAACACAG TGGCAGGTATGATGACTTTGCCAAGAAGCTGAATGCTAACGGGTATAAAGTTTATGGAATTGATTGGACTG GACATGGAGGAAGTGATGGATTGCATGCATTTGTTCCTTCTTTGGATTATGCTGTAAATGACATG AAAAACTTTCTCTCAAAGGTTTTAGATGAAAATCCAGGACTTCCGTGCTTTTGCTTTGGACATTCAACTGGTGCAGCAATTGTCCTTAAG GCAGCACTTGACGTGAAGGTGAGAGCTAATATAGCTGGTATTATATTGACTTCTCCTGCTATAGGAATTCAACCAACTCATCCAATTATCACA gtTCTGGCTCCAGTGGTCTCTTTCCTGATGCCAAGATTCCAATTGAGCGCGGCAAATCAAACAGGTATAACAGTATCTAGGGATCCAGCAGCATTATTAGCCAAGTATTCAGATCCACTAGTATTCACTGGATCCATTAGAGCAAGAACTGGTTACGAGATCCTTCGGATCACTGCCTACTTGCAACAGAATCTGAGTAAGTTGACAGTACCATTCCTAGTTCTTCATGGAACTGATGATGCAGTAACTGATCCAGAAGGCTCTAAGAAACTCTATCAAGAGGCTTCTTCAACTGACAAAAGTATCAAGCTATGTGAAGGATTGCTGCATGACTTGCTATTCGAACCTGAAAAAGAAGAAGTTGTGaaggatataattgaatggtTGAACCAAAGATTGTGA